Proteins from a single region of Macaca nemestrina isolate mMacNem1 chromosome 13, mMacNem.hap1, whole genome shotgun sequence:
- the LOC105471827 gene encoding signal peptide, CUB and EGF-like domain-containing protein 3: MSKECVPCPRGWFCVSGARVPSGTCRAGHYCPRGTKWGTQFPCPAGTYSSQTGNSQLEDCLPCPPGAFCPSGVPEPELCPQGTYHQGPAAKLAVACVPCPAGHHCPERGTTTPQPCSTGSFSVSNDQEPGTLLDIGLPDPEELSAPCSPLPAMCTQVLGRGWHCTSPSLLC; encoded by the exons ATGAGCAAGGAGTGTGTGCCCTGCCCCAGGGGCTGGTTCTGTGTCAGTGGAGCTCGGGTGCCCTCGGGGACATGCAGGGCCGGGCATTACTGCCCACGAG GGACGAAGTGGGGGACACAGTTCCCTTGCCCGGCAGGCACGTACAGCTCCCAGACAGGCAACAGCCAGCTCGAGGACTGCCTGCCCTGTCCCCCAGGAGCCTTCTGCCCCAGTGGGGTCCCTGAGCCGGAGCTCTGCCCACA GGGAACCTACCATCAAGGTCCAGCTGCCAAGCTGGCTGTGGCCTGTGTGCCTTGCCCTGCTGGTCACCACTGCCCCGAGAGGGGCACCACCACGCCACAGCCATGCAGCACTGGCAGCTTCTCT GTAAGCAATGATCAGGAGCCTGGGACATTGCTTGACATTGGCCTTCCAGACCCAGAGGAGCTATCGGCACCCTGCTCCCCACTGCCTGCCATGTGCACTCAAGTGTTGGGAAGAGGATGGCATTGCACGAGTCCCTCACTGCTCTGCTAA
- the LOC105471829 gene encoding uncharacterized protein has product MGRWEPRLSRQQASLVLPPPGFHCPGGAQTPTPLGGLWEHFAGSLAATPRQDGEDSDSPGQETHQRRTCSPGHHCRQGTSHLPRPCPPGVSSPWEDRSQAHSCCPPCPAGAEVTHPNKDIHVSAGGPCPPGHFCPVGTGVPLPCPVGTFSDRMFLSTASECLSCPPGYFCGASGLAAPSGPCSPGYFCLAGASSPTPTENIGGESSALRWKLEFWGIMGEGWRARAKPPLRLLSRDERPKQKQPAWLSTTQWESPGLSACFTEKCTTTVCPGNSTGRDVWKTGSEPRQSPGRPWLAR; this is encoded by the exons ATGGGAAGGTGGGAGCCGCGCCTCTCCAGACAGCAGGCCAGCCTGGTGCTTCCCCCTCCAGGATTCCACTGCCCAGGAGGGGCGCAGACCCCGACACCCCTTGGTGGGCTGTGGGAACACTTCGCGGGTTCTCTGGCGGCCACGCCCCGGCAAGATGGGGAGGACAGCGACAGCCCAG GCCAAGAGACCCACCAGAGGAGGACCTGCTCCCCAGGTCATCACTGCCGCCAGGGCACTagccacctccctaggccttgtccTCCAGGCGTGTCCAGTCCCTGGGAGGACCGAAGCCAGGCCCACAGCTGCTGCCCACCATGTCCTGCAG GAGCTGAGGTCACTCATCCCAATAAAGACATCCATGTGAGTGCAGGGGGGCCCTGCCCTCCAGGTCACTTCTGTCCAGTGGGCACGGGggtgcccctgccctgccctgtgggCACCTTCTCAGATCG GATGTTTCTCTCCACGGCCTCTGAGTGCCTGTCCTGTCCCCCTGGCTATTTCTGCGGTGCCTCTGGCCTGGCTGCGCCCTCCGGCCCCTGCTCCCCCGGCTACTTCTGTCTGGCAGGAGCCTCCTCCCCAACCCCGACAG AGAACATTGGAGGCGAGAGTTCAGCTCTCAGATGGAAGCTCGAGTTCTGGGGCATCATGGGTGAGGGCTGGAGAGCCAGAGCCAAGCCCCCACTCAGGCTGCTGAGCCGGGACGAAAGACCAAAACAGAAGCAGCCGGCCTGGCTTAGTACAACTCAGTGGGAAAGCCCTGGTCTGTCAGCCTGTTTTACTGAAAAGTGCACAACTACGGTGTGTCCTGGAAACAGCACTGGGAGGGATGTCTGGAAAACCGGCTCTGAGCCAAGGCAGAGTCCGGGGAGACCCTGGCTCGCCCGCTAA